In the Hordeum vulgare subsp. vulgare chromosome 7H, MorexV3_pseudomolecules_assembly, whole genome shotgun sequence genome, one interval contains:
- the LOC123407970 gene encoding pollen-specific leucine-rich repeat extensin-like protein 1 has protein sequence MSPRPPFHKSPKTERVLCAVCSSPSRLHLRAALLRAAPPPPSPCSCPRRPAPRPPPLLCDALLPALPPSPLRRPAPSVAACYSAPPCALRRRLLLRAALLPASPPAPPCRAPRCRRRPSPYASPSWPSHRLRRPSHQRRRPSPSASPSRPLTAPPRHLSSTGRSVCSGGKVLLVCNFSISEEDVDLVQFAICSSSSELLIVVVTVVFIVDELVIL, from the exons ATGTCGCCCAG GCCCCCTTTTCACAAATCCCCCAAAACAGAGCGCGTCCTGTGCGCCGTGTgctcctccccgagccgtctgcacCTCCGTGCTGCCCTCCtccgcgccgccccaccgccgccctcaCCATGTTCTTGCCCACGCCGCCCtgctccccggccgcccccgctCCTCTGTGACGCCCTGCTCCCAGCGCTGCCGCCTTCTCCTCTGCGCCGCCCTGCTCCCAGCGTCGCCGCCTGTTACTCTGCGCCTCCCTGCGCCCTGCGTCGCCGCCTGCTCCTCCGCGCCGCCCTGCTCCCAGCATCGCCGCCTGCTCCTCCGTGCCGCGCCCCCCGTTGTCGTCGCCGCCCCTCCCCGTACGCTAGCCCGAGCTGGCCCTCCCATCGGctccgccgcccctcccatcagcgccgccgcccctccccatcCGCTAGCCCGAGCCGACCCCTAACTGCTCCGCCGCGCCACCTTTCATCCACCGGGAg GTCCGTCTGCTCCGGCGGCAAGGTGCTCCTCGTCTGCAACTTCAGTATATCCGAGGAGGATGTGGATTTGGTCCAGTTTGCAATATGTTCGTCTAGTTCTGAACTTTTGATTGTGGTTGTAACCGTGGTCTTTATTGTTGATGAATTGGTCATACTGTGA